The Achromobacter pestifer genome includes a region encoding these proteins:
- a CDS encoding glycoside hydrolase family 31 protein, whose translation MPPKFDFAHTTQLENVELLTSRPSRIDFDAGDGLHLVVEAHAPGVFRLRCGEANHLTDDKPGARARAVAEMLLARQEAVGEAVIAPRDDGEGWRITQGDVSLEVLSNPVRVAVYRNDERVFESEVSAHTPAFGHNALDQADDAVWTTGFTLQSDERVYGLGETPGDLNRREESVVSDDPEHRALPLAWSPRGWGVYVNTMRRVEHSVGVAPADSAYVLTVDDVVLDMFLFAGEPAEILNQYTALTGRAGQPSLWAMGAWLQQAPGEMPTDTVALVARMRENQIPVDAVTLAQPAAWGFQSDKTVFEWNAQRFPDAKQMLALFHKHHVHVAASGFPGVLKTSPLFEELEDRGWLLAKDDGSAQVFDGNAATSGQPYGLLDLTYRDIYNLWVERHRQLVEDGLDAPACDAQIAIPDGVTARNGETGPALRSMYPLLVRRALFDAVAGLKVPPEGVVPSSDLFPAAQRLPWQVGPQAENTWDGLRHTLRTALSIGASGLPVQVHGIGSAARDRAGMTPELYLRWLTAGVFSSNFAFQGVEGLMPWDFGEETLAHAKTWMQWRYRLVPYVLGAIEDSARTGLPVQRSMAMSFPNDPHAHDWDLQYLLGPALLVAPVTEPGKQVRVYLPKGEAWWDLNTGHRYEGGTTWTIDCELGQFPVFGREGHMLCLGPAAQHTGEFNSARILDEVWMFGMPVHNPVVMRNKIRVMQMQGSSYIKGLEGLRISPSEGLEVKRRGAEVRISRAR comes from the coding sequence GTGCCGCCCAAGTTCGACTTTGCCCATACTACTCAGCTCGAAAATGTCGAGCTGCTGACGTCCCGCCCCAGTCGCATCGATTTCGACGCGGGCGATGGGTTGCACCTGGTAGTCGAGGCGCATGCGCCTGGCGTTTTTCGCCTGCGCTGCGGCGAGGCTAATCACCTTACCGATGACAAGCCCGGTGCGCGTGCTCGCGCCGTGGCGGAAATGTTGCTCGCGCGCCAAGAGGCCGTGGGCGAAGCCGTTATCGCTCCGCGCGACGACGGGGAAGGCTGGCGGATCACACAGGGCGACGTCTCCCTGGAAGTCCTGTCCAACCCCGTGCGCGTCGCGGTCTACCGCAACGACGAACGGGTGTTCGAGTCCGAGGTATCCGCGCATACGCCCGCATTCGGGCACAACGCGCTGGACCAGGCCGACGACGCCGTCTGGACGACGGGCTTCACGCTCCAGTCCGACGAGCGCGTGTACGGCTTGGGCGAAACCCCGGGCGACTTGAACCGCCGCGAAGAATCCGTGGTTTCCGACGATCCCGAACACCGCGCCCTGCCTTTGGCATGGAGCCCGCGTGGCTGGGGCGTCTACGTCAATACCATGCGCCGCGTCGAGCATTCGGTGGGCGTGGCCCCCGCGGATTCCGCCTATGTGCTGACCGTGGACGACGTCGTGCTGGACATGTTCCTGTTCGCCGGCGAGCCCGCTGAAATTCTCAACCAGTACACCGCCTTGACCGGCCGCGCCGGCCAGCCCTCGCTGTGGGCGATGGGCGCATGGCTGCAACAGGCCCCGGGCGAAATGCCCACGGACACCGTGGCTCTGGTGGCCCGCATGCGCGAGAACCAGATTCCGGTGGATGCCGTGACGCTGGCGCAGCCGGCGGCCTGGGGCTTCCAGTCGGACAAGACGGTTTTCGAATGGAACGCCCAGCGCTTCCCGGACGCCAAGCAGATGCTGGCGCTGTTCCACAAGCACCATGTGCATGTCGCTGCCTCCGGTTTCCCCGGCGTGCTGAAGACCAGCCCATTGTTCGAGGAACTCGAAGACCGCGGCTGGCTGTTGGCCAAGGACGACGGCTCGGCCCAGGTGTTCGACGGCAACGCCGCCACCTCGGGGCAGCCCTATGGCTTGCTGGACCTGACCTACCGCGACATCTACAACCTGTGGGTGGAGCGCCATCGCCAATTGGTCGAAGACGGCCTGGACGCGCCCGCGTGCGACGCCCAGATCGCCATCCCCGACGGCGTCACGGCCCGCAACGGCGAAACCGGCCCCGCGCTGCGCAGCATGTATCCGCTGCTGGTGCGCCGCGCGCTGTTCGATGCGGTCGCTGGCCTGAAGGTGCCGCCGGAAGGCGTGGTGCCCAGCTCCGATCTGTTCCCTGCTGCCCAGCGCCTGCCGTGGCAGGTGGGGCCGCAGGCCGAGAACACCTGGGACGGGCTGCGCCACACCCTGCGTACCGCCTTGTCGATCGGCGCCAGCGGCTTGCCGGTCCAGGTGCATGGCATCGGCTCGGCCGCGCGCGACCGCGCCGGCATGACGCCCGAACTGTACTTGCGCTGGCTGACCGCGGGCGTGTTCTCGTCGAACTTCGCCTTCCAGGGTGTGGAAGGCCTGATGCCCTGGGACTTCGGCGAAGAAACCCTGGCGCATGCCAAGACCTGGATGCAGTGGCGCTACCGCCTGGTGCCCTATGTGCTGGGCGCCATCGAGGACTCGGCGCGCACCGGCCTGCCGGTGCAGCGTTCCATGGCCATGTCGTTCCCGAACGATCCACACGCGCATGACTGGGACCTGCAATACCTGCTGGGCCCGGCCCTGCTGGTGGCGCCCGTGACCGAACCCGGCAAGCAGGTGCGCGTGTACCTGCCCAAGGGCGAAGCCTGGTGGGACCTGAACACGGGGCATCGCTACGAAGGCGGCACCACCTGGACCATCGATTGCGAACTGGGCCAGTTCCCGGTGTTCGGCCGCGAAGGGCATATGCTCTGTCTTGGACCGGCGGCTCAGCATACGGGCGAGTTCAACTCGGCCCGCATCCTGGACGAGGTCTGGATGTTCGGCATGCCTGTGCACAACCCGGTCGTCATGCGCAACAAGATCCGCGTGATGCAGATGCAGGGCTCCAGCTACATCAAGGGGCTGGAAGGCCTGCGCATCTCCCCGTCCGAGGGCCTGGAGGTCAAGCGCCGCGGCGCGGAAGTCCGCATCTCGCGCGCACGCTGA
- the mnmD gene encoding tRNA (5-methylaminomethyl-2-thiouridine)(34)-methyltransferase MnmD — protein sequence MSFSYAPLIPAKAEFDADGRLYSPAYGDVYHSPSGALGQAEHVFLRGNGLPGRWRGRRAFTVCETGFGLGLNFLALWKAWRDDPQRSAALHVVSLEGHPFERDDLAALLRRYAPEPLADLGRQLAAAWPVLLPGLHRLEFEGGAVTLTLGFGDAQVLASRLSVGVDAFFLDGFAPERNPRMWELPLLRHLARLAAPGATLATWACTGELRQALRAAGFEARREPGHGGKWHMTVAAAVVPGSAVPCVPDGEARHAVVVGAGLAGSGIAQALAVRGWRVTVIDAGRAQGAPAHTGHVAAALTPVVARDDNARARLSRAGSLRALARWQGLPAGAAPLVCGTVQLERDEGRSAALAGTLETLAFPADWVRQVSRDEASALAGLPLARGGVYFGQGMLLRPDLLIEALLTTEGVTLLPGKAARVERAGAGWSVRDAAGAELARADTIVLANAFGARAVLADSGLLDPLPRVGQMHALAGEVTLVPAQALRGGPRCIVGGEGYLLPDVGSGCVAGSTYVHGAVEARIGAEGQRVTLDKAAGLLGGGFPEFGALEPGSLPGWAGWRAVLPGRLPAVGELPQAPGLWLAIGYASRGLSWAALMGDLIAARLAGEPSPLETDLAQLILPR from the coding sequence ATGTCCTTCTCCTATGCCCCTCTGATCCCCGCCAAGGCTGAATTCGACGCCGACGGCCGGCTCTACAGTCCCGCTTATGGCGATGTCTACCATTCGCCATCGGGCGCGCTGGGCCAGGCGGAACACGTGTTCCTGCGGGGCAACGGCCTGCCCGGGCGCTGGCGCGGGCGCCGCGCGTTCACCGTCTGCGAAACGGGTTTCGGGCTGGGGCTCAACTTCCTGGCCCTCTGGAAAGCATGGCGCGATGATCCCCAGCGCAGCGCCGCGCTGCATGTGGTGTCGCTGGAAGGGCATCCCTTTGAACGCGACGACCTGGCGGCCCTGCTGAGGCGTTACGCGCCCGAGCCGTTGGCCGACCTGGGGCGGCAATTGGCGGCAGCGTGGCCGGTCTTGTTGCCCGGACTGCATCGCCTGGAGTTCGAGGGTGGAGCCGTCACACTGACGCTGGGCTTTGGTGATGCGCAGGTCCTGGCGTCCCGCCTGAGCGTAGGCGTGGACGCATTCTTCCTGGACGGCTTTGCTCCCGAGCGCAATCCGCGCATGTGGGAGCTGCCTCTGCTGCGCCATCTGGCCAGGCTGGCGGCGCCCGGCGCCACGCTGGCCACCTGGGCCTGCACCGGTGAATTGCGCCAAGCTTTGCGGGCGGCGGGTTTCGAGGCCCGGCGCGAGCCCGGCCATGGCGGCAAATGGCATATGACGGTAGCGGCCGCAGTCGTGCCGGGCAGCGCGGTTCCCTGCGTGCCAGACGGGGAGGCCCGCCACGCGGTGGTGGTCGGGGCGGGGCTGGCGGGTTCGGGCATCGCCCAGGCGCTGGCCGTGCGCGGGTGGCGCGTGACCGTGATCGACGCGGGCCGGGCGCAGGGGGCGCCGGCGCATACCGGACACGTGGCGGCGGCCTTGACGCCCGTGGTGGCGCGCGACGACAACGCGCGGGCGCGCCTGTCGCGCGCCGGCAGCCTGCGGGCGCTGGCGCGTTGGCAAGGCTTGCCGGCAGGCGCGGCGCCCCTGGTCTGCGGCACCGTCCAGCTGGAGCGCGACGAAGGCCGGTCCGCGGCCTTGGCCGGCACCCTGGAGACCTTGGCGTTTCCCGCGGACTGGGTGCGCCAGGTCAGCCGCGACGAAGCCAGCGCCCTGGCCGGCCTGCCGCTGGCGCGGGGCGGCGTGTATTTCGGGCAGGGCATGCTGTTGCGGCCGGACCTGCTGATAGAAGCCCTGCTGACGACGGAGGGCGTGACGCTCCTGCCGGGCAAGGCGGCCAGGGTCGAGCGCGCCGGCGCGGGCTGGAGCGTGCGTGATGCGGCCGGCGCTGAACTGGCGCGCGCCGATACCATCGTCCTGGCCAATGCGTTCGGCGCACGCGCCGTGCTGGCCGATAGCGGCTTGCTGGATCCCTTGCCGCGCGTGGGTCAGATGCACGCGCTTGCGGGAGAGGTGACGCTGGTGCCCGCGCAGGCGCTGCGCGGCGGCCCCCGCTGCATCGTGGGCGGCGAGGGCTATCTGCTGCCCGACGTGGGCTCGGGCTGCGTGGCCGGCAGCACCTATGTGCATGGCGCAGTCGAAGCGCGGATCGGCGCCGAGGGCCAGCGCGTCACCTTGGACAAGGCGGCCGGCCTGCTGGGCGGCGGCTTCCCGGAATTCGGCGCCCTGGAGCCCGGCAGCCTGCCGGGCTGGGCGGGTTGGCGGGCCGTGCTGCCGGGGCGCCTGCCGGCGGTGGGCGAATTGCCTCAGGCCCCCGGCCTGTGGCTGGCCATCGGTTACGCATCGCGGGGGCTGTCGTGGGCGGCGCTCATGGGCGACCTGATCGCCGCGCGCCTGGCCGGCGAGCCGTCCCCCTTGGAAACAGACCTGGCGCAACTTATTTTGCCACGATGA
- a CDS encoding inositol monophosphatase family protein, whose amino-acid sequence MDTYDQPRSQTSPIDLCAAIDAAVTAAHAGAAILQSYAHHRADLVIDRKARNDLVSQADREAEAAIIQELQARTPRCGIVAEETGGKPQGSATWYIDPLDGTTNFLHDIPHYAVSIALIAHAGTAISTSETLAEDTPVVGVVYDPCREELFTAVYGLGAWLNGRRIKCSRTPTIEDAVLATGFPFRDFSFAAQYMPMLHDAINRARGVRRMGAAALDLAWTACGRYDGYWEMGLAPWDVAAGTLILREAGGACSDMHRQDPWPIGGRVVAGNKAIERALHEMIAPHLDKKD is encoded by the coding sequence ATGGATACCTATGATCAGCCCCGTTCGCAGACCTCGCCCATCGACCTGTGCGCCGCGATCGACGCGGCAGTCACGGCGGCCCATGCCGGCGCGGCCATACTGCAATCCTACGCGCATCACCGCGCGGATCTCGTGATCGACCGCAAGGCGCGCAACGATCTCGTATCGCAGGCGGACCGCGAGGCGGAGGCCGCCATTATCCAGGAGCTGCAGGCGCGCACGCCCAGGTGCGGCATCGTCGCCGAAGAAACCGGCGGCAAGCCACAAGGCAGCGCCACCTGGTATATCGACCCGCTGGACGGCACCACCAACTTCCTGCACGACATCCCGCATTACGCGGTGTCGATCGCGCTGATCGCGCACGCCGGCACTGCCATATCGACTTCCGAAACACTGGCCGAGGACACGCCCGTGGTCGGCGTGGTCTACGATCCCTGCCGCGAAGAACTCTTTACTGCGGTCTACGGCCTGGGCGCCTGGCTCAACGGCCGGCGCATCAAGTGTTCGCGCACGCCGACCATCGAAGACGCGGTGCTGGCCACCGGCTTCCCGTTCCGCGACTTTTCATTCGCCGCGCAATATATGCCCATGCTGCATGACGCCATCAACCGCGCGCGCGGCGTGCGCCGCATGGGCGCCGCCGCGCTGGACCTGGCGTGGACGGCTTGCGGCCGCTACGACGGCTATTGGGAAATGGGCCTGGCGCCCTGGGACGTGGCCGCCGGCACGCTGATCCTGCGCGAAGCGGGCGGCGCATGTTCGGACATGCACCGCCAGGACCCCTGGCCCATCGGCGGGCGCGTCGTGGCCGGCAACAAGGCCATCGAGCGCGCCTTGCACGAGATGATCGCGCCGCACCTGGACAAGAAGGACTGA
- a CDS encoding AMP-binding protein, with the protein MTRPWLAHYPQGVPAEISTDGYASLTDLLDRACKQYASRIACTAMGSDITYAQLDAHAQAFASWLQSAGLAKGERVALMMPNVPAYLVSMLGTLRAGLVVVNVNPLYTAEELQRQLLDSGASAIVILENFAHTLQRVADRGQLKHIIVTGPGDLLGGLKAPLVNLAARYVKKIVPAWKIDGARMLPDVLRDGSRQRFTPPALSMDDVAVLQYTGGTTGVPKGAMLSHRNLVANVLQTEAVAQPVVHDLADQQLTIISALPLYHVFAMTVCGLYGLHAGMRNLLIINPRDQPALINAWRKVPINVFPGVNTLFNALAHNEDFARLDFSGLRLTLGGGMAVQQQVAERWLKITGRPLIEGYGLSETSPVATVNPTNATAYSGSIGLPLPSTDVAILDDEGREVPLGERGEVAIRGPQVMLGYWQKPEETRNSMTADGYFRTGDIGIMDEQGYTRIVDRKKDMIAVSGFKVYPNEVEAAVAQHPGVLECAAIGVPDEHSGEAVKVFVVRRDPTLTEAQIQDWCREKLTGYKRPRYVEFREELPKSNVGKILRRELRPDAVAGAPADKAA; encoded by the coding sequence ATGACGCGTCCGTGGCTTGCCCATTATCCGCAGGGGGTTCCGGCGGAGATATCGACAGACGGCTATGCCTCACTGACTGACTTGCTGGACCGGGCCTGCAAGCAGTACGCCTCGCGCATCGCGTGCACCGCCATGGGCAGCGACATCACCTATGCGCAACTCGACGCCCATGCGCAGGCATTCGCCAGCTGGCTGCAAAGCGCGGGCCTGGCCAAGGGCGAACGGGTGGCATTGATGATGCCGAACGTGCCGGCCTATCTGGTCAGCATGCTGGGCACGTTGCGCGCGGGCCTGGTCGTGGTGAACGTGAATCCGCTCTACACCGCCGAAGAGCTGCAACGGCAGTTGCTGGATAGCGGCGCGTCGGCCATCGTCATCCTGGAGAACTTCGCGCACACCCTGCAGCGCGTCGCCGACCGCGGACAGCTCAAGCACATCATTGTGACCGGCCCCGGCGATCTGCTCGGCGGCCTGAAGGCGCCGCTGGTCAACCTGGCCGCGCGCTATGTCAAGAAGATCGTGCCCGCGTGGAAAATCGATGGCGCCCGCATGCTGCCCGATGTGCTGCGCGACGGCTCGCGCCAGCGCTTCACGCCGCCTGCGCTGTCGATGGACGACGTTGCGGTGCTGCAATACACCGGCGGCACCACCGGCGTGCCCAAGGGCGCGATGCTGTCCCACCGCAACCTGGTGGCCAATGTGCTGCAGACGGAAGCGGTGGCGCAGCCCGTGGTGCATGACCTCGCGGACCAGCAGCTCACCATCATCAGCGCGCTGCCGCTCTACCACGTGTTCGCGATGACCGTATGCGGGTTGTACGGCCTGCATGCGGGCATGCGCAATCTGCTCATCATCAACCCGCGCGACCAGCCTGCGCTCATCAACGCGTGGCGCAAGGTGCCGATCAACGTGTTCCCCGGCGTCAATACGCTGTTTAACGCGCTGGCGCACAACGAAGACTTCGCGCGCCTGGATTTCTCCGGCTTGCGGTTGACCCTGGGCGGGGGCATGGCGGTCCAGCAGCAGGTTGCCGAACGCTGGCTGAAGATCACGGGCAGGCCGCTGATCGAAGGCTATGGCCTGTCAGAAACCTCGCCGGTGGCGACCGTGAATCCCACCAACGCCACCGCGTATTCGGGTTCCATCGGCCTGCCGCTGCCTTCCACGGACGTGGCCATCCTCGATGACGAAGGCCGCGAAGTGCCGCTGGGCGAACGCGGCGAAGTCGCCATCCGCGGTCCGCAGGTCATGCTGGGATACTGGCAGAAGCCCGAGGAAACCCGCAACTCCATGACCGCCGACGGCTACTTCCGCACGGGTGACATCGGCATCATGGATGAGCAGGGCTATACCCGCATCGTCGACCGCAAGAAGGACATGATTGCGGTGTCGGGCTTCAAGGTCTATCCGAACGAGGTCGAGGCGGCCGTGGCCCAGCATCCCGGCGTGCTGGAGTGCGCGGCGATCGGCGTGCCGGACGAGCATTCGGGCGAAGCCGTCAAGGTATTCGTGGTGCGGCGGGATCCGACGTTGACCGAGGCGCAGATCCAGGATTGGTGCCGGGAAAAGCTCACGGGCTACAAGCGTCCGCGCTACGTGGAGTTCCGCGAGGAGCTGCCCAAGAGCAACGTAGGCAAGATACTGCGTCGCGAATTGCGTCCCGACGCGGTCGCGGGCGCGCCCGCGGACAAGGCGGCCTAG
- a CDS encoding M20 aminoacylase family protein translates to MKLLEPIVAWHHDISKIRRDIHAHPELAFEEFRTADVVAAKLEGWGIEIDRGLGGTGVVGIIRGNLPGDRAVGLRADMDALPMQEANTFEHASTHAGKMHACGHDGHTAMLLAAAQYLSQHRDFAGTVYVIFQPAEEGGGGAKRMIDDGLFKRFPMEAVFGMHNWPGMKAGQFGLTAGPIMASSNEFSIIVKGKGTHAGMPNLGVDPVMAAVQLAQSLQTIITRNRNPLDAAVLSITQIHAGSADNVVPNHAELRGTVRTFTLDVLDLIERRMEEITRHTCAAMDCEVQFTFQRNYPPTINHAEEAAFCADVLRDIVGEANVNDHVQPTMGAEDFAFMLQELPGCYVWIGNGTGDHRDSGHGLGPCMLHNGSYDFNDELLPLGGTYWVQLALKRLAKA, encoded by the coding sequence ATGAAACTGCTCGAACCCATCGTCGCGTGGCATCACGACATTTCCAAGATACGACGCGACATCCACGCGCATCCCGAACTGGCGTTCGAAGAGTTCCGCACCGCCGACGTGGTGGCGGCGAAACTCGAGGGATGGGGCATCGAAATCGACCGCGGCCTGGGCGGCACGGGCGTGGTCGGCATCATCCGCGGCAATCTCCCGGGCGACCGCGCCGTGGGCCTGCGCGCCGACATGGACGCGCTGCCCATGCAGGAGGCCAATACCTTCGAGCACGCCAGCACGCACGCCGGCAAGATGCACGCCTGCGGCCACGACGGCCACACCGCGATGCTGCTGGCCGCCGCGCAATATCTGTCGCAGCACCGCGATTTCGCCGGCACGGTCTACGTGATCTTCCAGCCCGCGGAAGAAGGCGGCGGCGGCGCCAAGCGCATGATCGATGACGGCCTGTTCAAGCGCTTCCCCATGGAAGCGGTGTTCGGCATGCACAACTGGCCCGGCATGAAGGCCGGCCAGTTCGGCCTGACGGCCGGCCCCATCATGGCCTCCAGCAACGAGTTCTCCATCATCGTGAAGGGCAAGGGCACGCACGCCGGCATGCCCAACCTGGGCGTCGATCCCGTCATGGCGGCCGTGCAGCTGGCGCAATCGCTGCAGACCATCATCACGCGCAACCGCAATCCGCTGGATGCGGCCGTGCTCAGCATCACGCAGATCCACGCCGGCAGCGCCGACAACGTCGTGCCCAACCACGCGGAATTGCGCGGCACCGTGCGCACCTTCACGCTGGACGTGCTGGACCTGATCGAACGCCGTATGGAAGAGATCACGCGCCACACCTGCGCGGCGATGGACTGCGAAGTGCAGTTCACGTTCCAGCGCAACTATCCGCCAACCATCAACCACGCCGAGGAAGCCGCGTTCTGCGCCGACGTGCTGCGCGACATCGTGGGCGAGGCCAACGTCAACGACCATGTGCAGCCGACCATGGGCGCGGAAGACTTCGCCTTCATGCTGCAGGAACTGCCGGGCTGTTATGTCTGGATCGGCAACGGCACCGGCGACCACCGCGACAGCGGCCATGGCCTGGGTCCCTGCATGCTGCACAACGGCAGCTACGACTTCAACGACGAGCTGCTGCCGCTGGGCGGCACGTACTGGGTCCAGCTGGCGCTCAAGCGCCTGGCCAAGGCCTGA
- a CDS encoding LysR family transcriptional regulator, with protein sequence MTPDQLLTFAAVADAGNISRAAQLLNLSQPAVSGQLRMLQEWFGEPLYRRSGHGIALTEAGERLAEQARQLRQVYRQAQAVRESWRGLETGDLRLGASTTPASYLLPSLVADFRHAFPAVSLHLSDGNTREIVERLPALDLAFIEGDVPAGLPADTAVHAWRQDEVVAVVRADHALAGKGAVTLRDLAASALVMREPGSGVRRLVERAFTDAGLAPSVGLELAGVEGVKQAVRAGLGVGFVSVMSMRHEDGALAALRLLPKPLTRTLSILVPHADAAARAAERFLAMCLAVRTADGV encoded by the coding sequence ATGACTCCCGACCAGCTGCTTACCTTCGCCGCCGTGGCCGATGCCGGCAACATCAGCCGCGCGGCGCAACTGCTGAACCTGTCCCAGCCCGCAGTGTCCGGCCAACTGCGGATGCTGCAGGAATGGTTCGGCGAGCCGCTGTACCGCCGTAGTGGGCACGGCATCGCGCTGACCGAGGCCGGCGAGCGCCTGGCCGAGCAGGCCCGCCAGTTGCGCCAGGTGTACCGGCAGGCCCAGGCGGTGCGCGAATCCTGGCGCGGACTGGAAACCGGCGATCTGCGCCTGGGCGCCAGCACCACCCCCGCCAGCTATCTGCTGCCCAGCCTGGTGGCGGATTTCCGCCATGCCTTTCCGGCGGTCAGCCTGCATTTGTCGGATGGCAACACGCGCGAGATCGTCGAACGCCTGCCGGCCTTGGATCTGGCGTTCATCGAAGGTGACGTGCCCGCGGGACTGCCCGCGGACACGGCCGTGCATGCCTGGCGCCAGGACGAAGTGGTGGCGGTGGTGCGCGCGGACCACGCGCTGGCGGGCAAGGGAGCGGTGACGCTGCGCGACCTGGCGGCCTCGGCGTTGGTCATGCGTGAGCCCGGCTCTGGCGTGCGCCGGCTGGTGGAGCGCGCGTTTACGGATGCGGGCCTGGCGCCATCGGTGGGCCTGGAACTGGCCGGCGTGGAAGGCGTGAAGCAGGCCGTGCGGGCCGGCCTGGGCGTGGGTTTCGTGTCCGTCATGTCGATGCGGCACGAAGACGGCGCGCTGGCGGCCTTGCGCCTGTTGCCCAAGCCGCTGACGCGGACCTTGAGCATCCTGGTGCCGCATGCGGACGCGGCCGCTCGCGCCGCCGAACGCTTCCTGGCGATGTGCCTGGCGGTCCGGACGGCGGACGGCGTTTAA
- a CDS encoding YeiH family protein — translation MSTSSSTAVPLPAAPASPAAAPTATPWRDKLNGVLFVGLMAAAVMQLADLPAIRQLGFSPLVVGIVCGMLYGNFLRGTMPADWSAGVNFTARRLLRIAVAFYGLNISIQQIAAVGLPGLAVSVAVVVGTLVLGTVVGQRLLGLDRDTAMLTAAGSAICGAAAVLAFEPTLRAAPHKSAVAVATVVLFGTLSMFLYPVLYHAGWLNLDTQALGIYIGGTIHEVAQVVGAASNVDPATTEVATIVKMTRVALLVPVLLILGLYLRSAASHAAGGQGKGAKLPIPWFAVGFLVLAIINSLNIIPADAVAAIRRLDIFALTMAMTALGIETRFAQIRKAGPRVMALGLILYLWLLVGGYGIVKLAS, via the coding sequence ATGAGTACCTCCTCCAGCACCGCCGTTCCCCTGCCCGCCGCCCCTGCCTCCCCGGCCGCCGCTCCCACTGCCACGCCGTGGCGCGACAAACTCAATGGCGTGCTGTTCGTCGGTCTGATGGCCGCCGCGGTGATGCAGCTGGCGGACCTGCCCGCGATCCGCCAGTTGGGTTTCTCGCCGCTGGTGGTGGGCATCGTCTGCGGCATGCTCTACGGCAACTTCCTGCGCGGCACCATGCCGGCCGACTGGAGCGCCGGCGTGAACTTCACCGCGCGGCGCCTGCTGCGCATCGCCGTGGCTTTCTACGGTCTGAATATCAGCATCCAGCAGATTGCCGCCGTGGGCCTGCCGGGGCTGGCGGTTTCGGTGGCGGTGGTGGTGGGCACCCTGGTGCTGGGCACCGTGGTGGGCCAGCGCCTGCTGGGCCTGGACCGCGACACCGCCATGCTCACCGCCGCCGGCAGCGCCATCTGCGGCGCCGCCGCCGTGCTGGCCTTCGAACCCACGCTGCGGGCCGCTCCGCACAAGAGCGCGGTGGCCGTCGCCACCGTGGTGCTGTTCGGGACCCTGTCCATGTTCCTGTACCCGGTGCTCTATCACGCAGGCTGGCTGAATCTCGACACCCAGGCTTTGGGCATCTATATCGGCGGCACCATCCATGAAGTGGCCCAGGTCGTCGGCGCGGCGAGCAATGTCGACCCCGCCACCACCGAAGTCGCCACCATCGTGAAGATGACCCGCGTGGCCCTGCTGGTGCCGGTCCTGCTGATCCTGGGCCTGTATCTGCGCAGCGCGGCCTCGCACGCGGCCGGCGGCCAGGGCAAGGGCGCCAAGCTGCCCATTCCCTGGTTCGCGGTGGGCTTCCTGGTGCTGGCCATCATCAATTCGCTGAACATCATCCCCGCGGATGCGGTGGCCGCCATCCGCCGCCTGGACATCTTCGCCCTGACCATGGCCATGACCGCGCTGGGCATCGAAACCCGTTTTGCCCAGATCCGCAAGGCCGGCCCCCGGGTGATGGCGCTGGGCCTGATCCTGTACCTCTGGCTGCTGGTCGGCGGCTACGGCATCGTCAAGCTGGCGTCCTGA
- a CDS encoding acyl-CoA thioesterase, which translates to MTSSTKTPFTTLPADRDAVLRVMPMPADANIHGDVFGGWIMSQVDIAGSIPAARRAAGRVATVAVNAFQFKEPVFVGDLLSFYAAIVKTGTTSVTVSVEVYAERQRLDAEIVKVTEATLTYVATDEARRRRPLPTL; encoded by the coding sequence ATGACCTCCAGCACCAAAACCCCGTTTACGACTTTGCCCGCCGATCGCGACGCGGTGTTGCGCGTCATGCCGATGCCGGCCGACGCGAATATCCACGGGGACGTCTTTGGCGGCTGGATCATGTCCCAGGTCGACATCGCCGGTTCCATCCCCGCCGCGCGCCGCGCCGCCGGGCGCGTGGCCACCGTGGCGGTCAACGCCTTCCAGTTCAAAGAGCCGGTCTTCGTGGGCGACCTGCTCAGTTTCTACGCAGCCATCGTCAAGACCGGCACGACGTCGGTCACGGTGTCCGTCGAGGTCTACGCGGAGCGCCAGCGGCTGGACGCCGAAATCGTCAAGGTCACCGAGGCCACGCTGACCTACGTCGCCACCGACGAAGCCCGCCGCCGCCGCCCCCTCCCCACTCTTTGA